AGTTGAACAATACACACATTTTAATATAAATTTCCTTGCTCCTTTTTTAAAGAAAGGCAAGAAATTACACCTAAAAGCAGAAATGAAAAGTAATCCAATAAGTAAGTTAATTGTTGATCCTAATGAGATGTATATCGAGCTGGAATATAAGAAAGATCAAGAAGTAATCTATTTAGATAAAACACCTTGTCACTTTGGAGGATATCGCTATTGGTTTTTATGCCAATGTGGCAAACGAGTAGGAAAGTTATACCATGGTCAATTAGGCTTTGCTTGTCGTTCATGTTATGACCTTAATTATGTCAGTCAGCAATATGCTAAAACTGATTGCAGTTACTTTATTTGGCGAATGTACAGAATAGCAAATAAAGTAGATCCTGAATTTAACAAACAGGGGTTAAATACAAATTTTCCGATATTCAAACCGAAATATATGCACTACAAAACATACAGAAAACTGTTGCATAAGTTTGAATTATATAGGTTCAAAGGAGAAAGGGTATGGATCAAAGGGTGTTCGTTAATAGTTAACCGTAGATTTTAGGTGCTCAAATTTGAGCGCCTACCAGGGAAAATTAGGGATTTAAATAGATCATTTGCGAACAGAAAAAGAAGGTAGCTCAACTTTGAGCAGTCCTTTTTTATTGAACTCGAAACATAAGATTTCTTATGCTGAACCTGAAAAAACCTGAAACCCGCATAACAAAAGGACTGCACCATTTCGTGCACCCCTTTTAATAGGTTTTGTCTTTCTCAGGTGGATTTTGTGAGTTTTCTTGTTGCTCTAACCAACGAAAAAACGATTCCCTTTTTACTCTTTTAGTTCGACCAATCCGAATTAAAGGGAAATCTTTGTAATCCATGATCTCATAAGCTACACGCTTAGAAATACCCATAATTTCAGAAATATGAGTTGCAGTTAAAATATAAGGGTAATCATTCGATGTTTCTATGATGTCAGTCTGTGTGTTTTCAGTTTGGGGATGGTTTTGAAAAACTATATTACCGTCATCATCATTGATAACTTTTATTTCAATCACTATTTTCATTTACTGAATAACCTCGCAAAAAAACCTCTTTTTTTCTCTTCTTGTGCTGTAGCTATTTGTAACCTGGTTTCCATACTTTCACGAAGAGAATGCAGTAATGCTTCATCTCGTGCGTTTAGTCGTTCGTCTATGTATTTTTGTTGTTCATCAAGCTTAGTTATCAAGGCTTTATTAAACTTTTCTTGCTGTACATTCTGTTCTTTGAGGGATTGTAATTCCTCACGTATTGACTTTAATTCCTCAGCTAATAAAACGTCAGGGCCTTTTATAGGTTCAGGTTTATATGACTCCCCATTAGTAGCGAAATAATGTTCTATTTGCTTTATAGAGTAATTGCGATCTCGATGCAATTCACGTATTAATTTCATACGCTCTAAAGCGGCTGCATCAAACACATTATAGCCTGATGCATTCTTTTGCAAAGGGATATAATGCTTTAGATCCTTTACCCAATTACGAATAACATTAGGCGTTTCATCAAGTATGTTGGCCACTTCTTTAACGGTAAGTGGTTTTTCTTCACTTAGGTTTTTATCCATGTTTTTACACACCTCCAATACTTAGGTAAAAACCTAAATACCTTAATAAATTAGGGTTATTATCATTTTTACTAAGGTTTTTATATAAGTTAGAAACTTAGGTTTTTATTAACTAACGTTAGCAATAGTTAGCCATATGAACAAGGTCGGAATATATGTTCGTGCAGTAGATAAAAGAAAAACACCCTCTATCGAGAGTGCTTATTCGTGTATATTTCGTAGATATTCGGTTTACGTGCAGGGCGCATCATATCTTGTTCTATTAGTTTTTTGATATATTCAGAAAACCCTTGTTTCATAGCATGGTCCAATAACTTCAACTCACCAGTTTCGAAAGTAACCATTTTCTTTTTCATGCTGCATCACTCCTCGATGTTAGTAAACTTCCCGACGTCGGGAACATTTGAGTTCAAAACTTTCCCCGGGGGGAGATTTAAGTTATTTGAGAGATTGTAAAAACTCCTGAACGGTCCGACTTTGAAAAATACGGAAATG
The nucleotide sequence above comes from Alkalihalobacterium alkalinitrilicum. Encoded proteins:
- a CDS encoding helix-turn-helix domain-containing protein — translated: MIEIKVINDDDGNIVFQNHPQTENTQTDIIETSNDYPYILTATHISEIMGISKRVAYEIMDYKDFPLIRIGRTKRVKRESFFRWLEQQENSQNPPEKDKTY
- a CDS encoding MerR family transcriptional regulator, yielding MDKNLSEEKPLTVKEVANILDETPNVIRNWVKDLKHYIPLQKNASGYNVFDAAALERMKLIRELHRDRNYSIKQIEHYFATNGESYKPEPIKGPDVLLAEELKSIREELQSLKEQNVQQEKFNKALITKLDEQQKYIDERLNARDEALLHSLRESMETRLQIATAQEEKKRGFFARLFSK